The genomic segment AAGATTCAATCTTCTCTATAAATTCCTTTGCTGACTTTAATATTTCTTTAAGACTATTTGCATTATAAAGAAGTCCTCTATAATAACCTGCTATGTGTAACTCTTTATATAAAAATTCAAAACTTTTTAATATCTTCCCATTATGAATTGTAAGATGCTTTCGCAACATTTCCCTATAGCTATTTACAGATTTC from the bacterium genome contains:
- a CDS encoding DUF5618 family protein; this encodes KSVNSYREMLRKHLTIHNGKILKSFEFLYKELHIAGYYRGLLYNANSLKEILKSAKEFIEKIES